The sequence CAGACACGTCACAATTattcactgctttgtgttgctcacataaaatcccaatgaggTTTTTGGTTGTGGCATGTGGTATAAAAAcgttttgcaagacactgtgtgCTTCATTCAATTATATTAGTATATTAATAACAATTTTATTCCTTAACTTAGACAATTaatagtttgaatttgtttgatTTGGCAATGCCAACTTTGTTTTTTAGGCCAAGAAGGAGCAACAATTGACTATGATGAAGGAGTGTCCATTACACCTTTTAACTTGGAGGAGGAGATGCAAGAAGGACACTTTGACTCCGAGGGAAACTATTTCGTCAAGAAGGAAACACAAATTAGAGACAACTGGCTTGACAACATAGACTGGGTATCTGCATAGAAAAATCCTTATGCTTAGTTTATTTAAGCTTTACAAGCAATTTGCAACCACTAATAAAAGGCATTTCTTGTAGGTGAGAATAAAAGAGCAGCCtttcaagaagaagaagaaaggccTTGGAGCCAAACGAAAACGCAGAGCTGGTGATGAGGATGAGGCtgaggaagaaaaacagagagaagagCAGCAGGCTGACCAAGAAgatgaggatgaagaggagACCGAGCCCGCAGAGGATCCGCTGGCTTCCTACACGCAGCAGCAGCTCACTGAAGCAGTGGTCGAGTTGATGCAACCCGGAGAAACGGTCGCCACTGCTCTCCGGAGGTTAGGAGGCCTGAGTGGACGGAAGAAGGCGAAGCTGAGGGAGGATAAAGAGCCCACAGAGGAGTCTAAAAGGGACACAGAAAAGCTTGACAGGCTCACAGCCTTAGCGGACAGACTGGTTGGATCCGGGATGTTTGAAATATATCAACAAACCTACGAAAAACTGGTCTACATGATGAAGAGCATGACCAGCAAGCGGCCAGCGGTGGAGCAGAAACGAAGCGGTGATGATGGCAATGAGGAAGAAGATGATCTCGACATGTTTGGTGATAAATTTGACGAGAAAGTGGGTGGAAAACCCGAGAACAAAGACGAGGAAGACAAAAGAGGTTATTATTTCTCACCCTTTTATGTCTACCTTTATTTCTAATCAATATCTGTTTGGTTTAATCCGATTGTTTCCATTTCTCAGTGAGTGATGAAGTCATGTGGGAATACAAATGGGAGAATAAGGAAAATTCTGAAATCTACGGCCCCTTCACCAGCGAACAGATGCAGGTGATAAATTTAATGTAACCTCTAAAAGTAAAACGTTCCAGAATGATGAAAATTTGGATTGTTTCAGATGTAAATGCATGAAATTCTGGCATTCAATTCAGATTCCACCTTAAAGTATAAACAATGAAGTTTAGAAACATTCTTCTTCCCAGTGATGATAAATAGAAGTGCAACGTTACTAAGAATtagaagatgtttttgtttctctgttttgtttctgtgttatCACTAAATCCAATTACGTGTACTAGATTATGGAGTTGTTGGCTCATCCTCCATTTAACCCCAATCTGACCTGGTGGGCTTTAATTTTCTTACTGTCTGTTTTTCCAGGGCTGGGTGGATGAAGGCTACTTCAGCACCGGTGTCTACTGCAGGAGGGTGGATCAGGGAGGATCTCAATTCTACAACTCGAAAAGGATTGATTTTGACCTCTACACATGAATCATGTGGACCATCAGATGAATCGCAACCGATATTCTGTGTCagcgtttcctgttttacgggCTTTCCTCAATCTTTACATCTGGGTGtaaaaattgaatttttaaaccctgatttttgttttcagcaagtttttaaataaaaataagtcaacgtGGTGTTATGAGCTTTTGGTCTGGATAGAGGTCACATTTTGggtaaaaaatatgtatattttctaaaacaaaataagaatcCCAATGACAGAAAATCTTTGTCAGCTTTTTAAATCTGACGATTCCTGTAATTTTAGCGAAGAAAATGCTTCACAACATTTAGATCAAGATCAGCCCTGATAAATTAATGCTACATCCTAgatttttctgttaaatcacTCACTGTAGATATCGTGACCTATAAAACAGAACATGTCATAGTCTTTCTACTTTGCTTTTCtgttgtaaaatattaaagaacAATCTACCCTCTCAAAAACAAGCTCGCGTTTATCTTGTTACATCACACAAGGCAACTGATCAGAGTTCATTTGAGACCCACAAATTGCTGAGATTTCACAGCAATAAAACATATTGTcattgtgcatttttttttgttatattcaCAGTATCTAATTATGTCAAATGATTATTTCTGAGGCAAAAATGGTCAGAAAAAATCAATTGTTGGAATATTCACATGTAGTCTTGGTCCTGTGTGATGCTAGATTCAACAGTTGATGGCTTTGAACTATTTCTgtcaaattatatatatttaatatataaaaattgACAGCTATATTAAATGAAAATGGTTACAGTTATTTTGAAAGTACTGATTTGCTTTAATTAATTTTGTGATTAAGTACGGTAATTAGTAGTGGTTTTCTCTCTACATTTCCTGATAAATTGTTAAGATTGTCGTATTTTAGAATTTTTCACTACGACATTGTAGAAAGCAGCTTTCATGTTTCCCGTCGTGCTTCTTATTGGTTGCCCTCAATCAGACCCTGAAACTCAAGCTCTGATTGGTCAGATTTCAATAAGGCGTTTCGGGCGGAATTGAACTCGCACTCTGATTGGTCGGTTTGGCTTGTCTGGTAGttagatttgtaaaaaaaaaaacggataCATTAGCAACTCGCTGCAGGGCGCCGTCCGTCCGGCATGCCTTGTTTACGGCGGGTAGGGAATACAGAGTCACGGTCCAAGTTGAAGGCTTTAGGTGAGTTCCCTCAACGTTATTTAGTTACATTTATTGTTACcaagaaaatcaaaatgtagAAATATGCCCGCTTATTATACAGACGTCAAAGAAAGCTTTGAGATATGACAGTTCCCGGCTACGACTATCACCTGGTGCAACAACTGCTACACATAGGGGTGGCAGAACTATGGAGTGCTGATGGAATTACAATAAAGCTCTGCCTTTATCAAGTTAAAGTTATTTAGACTTTATAATTTAATCGTACCAAACGTGTTCGTGCTAGGCTATGGTTGTTTTGGTCTACTAATAAAAGTTTGAAATTAACAACATTCCTTCCAGCAAGTAGACCACGCTCAATTTTAATCAGACCGCCGATTCGGTTTGATTGGAAACCCTCACTGAATGTTGCTGTACTAAACTGTTTATACAATTCACGCAGTTTAATGAAGTCTTATTCAGGGGTTTGCAGTAGGTACGCGGTTGCTGGATGCTTGATAACTTTTTTTTCCTAACCCGGTGCAGCGTAGGTCATCAATCACTTAAAATGATTCAAATGCAAAGAGCCAAATTGTTGCTTTTCCTCACATGCACTCCTTGTGCTGGTCTTTGTTGCACAAAGCTTGTACAGACGGGCAGAgacagacggatggatagaTGTGGTTAAAAGCGTTTAGCCCCCACccaccccccccaaaaaaaacatttgtgatgaactgctttcatactaaaaacaaataaaagatctGCTTAAGAAACGTTGGTAAAATCCTCTTTGTAAAAATCAGGGCAGCTGTTTGCCaaagttcattttttattttatttcaaactggGATCGTATGTTTGGTGACAGATTGACTGAAATGAATTAGctgagcagtttttttttgtttttgtttttccactttgtgcttttttttttttttttgttggagaTATTTTATCTGTACTCACATGCCTCATATTTGGTTCTACTCCATCTTGCAAACAGCCCCTGAAGGAATACTTCAAAACTCAGAGATGTTCCTCTGGGGATTGCTGCCATTCAGAGCTAAGCTACAGTAGATTGAAGGGTTGTCTGATGGACCCAAGGCAGAAGTGTCACACTTTGATGGCTGTGTTGAGACTCTGCTCTTCATAGTTCCTAGCTGGAAATACGAGAAGAATGCACCAGAGAGTCTGGAGTTCATAATCCGATATGTCTGCCCTGCATATAATATGAAGTTAAAGTTGTGTATAAATTATTAGCATTTCTGATGGTTTGTATCTCATTAAGCTAGAGGTCACAGATATTGTACAATCTATTTGTGAGCATGAGTCTTTAGTTTAGGGATCTGCATCTCCTGTCCTTGACTCCAGTAACTTTTGGACGCattcctgctccaacacacctgaattaaaCGAATGCTTAATGACCCGGCCTTCACAAAGCTTGCTTACATGCTAAGGAGGTAATGCCGTCTTGTGATTTAGATGTGTTGGAGTAGCGATGCATCaaaaaagctgcaggacagtggcactcaaggactggagttggagacttctgcttttgtctttaAAAGCATGAAATGGAGAGAAATGCATTGTTGTCTTATTGCTTATTGTAGTTGACATCACAACAATTAAATAATCCCACTGGCCACATTCCTTAAGTGGAAAGAGATTTTCTCTTATTTGGAGACAGAGAGATGGAGTTTATTCTTTCCTGTTCTGCAGATTTGACTATTTATTATTAAAGACAATAATTTTATGTCTGTTCTCGGACAGTTATGTTTATATCAGCCACGTAATTTAAGTGGGTGTCTACTACTCTCTCTGGTGCATTTGAACAGTGCGGAGTTTTCTGCTTGCATCTAGTACGATACATAATGGTGACAGCGTTCCCAGATCCAAGCTTCGACCTCTGAGACGAATCAAAATGCAacaatggtgtcttcacagcCACAGCAGCCGAGTGCTGCTCAGGAAGGCgccatctttgtttttgtctggttATCCTAAAGCTTTAACAATATTTGAAAAGTGATGAATATTCACTAGCCgatatgttatttttattgttccGTATCTCTCTGATCATTTTCTTAATAGATTCTTTTCTGtcctataaaataaaaagtgtgttttgttctgttgattTCAGAATAAACCCCCATCCCAGCCTGAAGAAAAGTAAGCAACACCtcagttgtttaaatgtgataccctgcatgttttttgctttgttttttttttcctcttttatttttCCCTCCTTCGTGATTTACAGAGACCAGcaggaaaaggagaaaagacGCTGTGTGAAAGAGCTAATGGGATGTTGACTTTTCCCTCTGACTCGCTCTCCCAAATAGTTTTTCCAATGGATGAAGATGCTATTCCCCCAATTCCTGTCTGTAGTgcaccacccccacctctccTCCCCCTTTCCTCCATCACCCCCAGGTATAGTTGCTGTTGCACCTTTTGATTTCTTTTCCTGTTGGTGTGTTTTTCTCTTGATATTTATGTCTTATGCTGTTGGATTATTATAATGTTGTagtaatttattatatttatcttAAAAAGCTGGTATAGTATAGCTCTGGGTCAGAGATTCAACTACAGAGGAGCATTTATTCACTTTGCCTAATTTGCTTAACCTGAAACAAAAAAGCCATTTAAATGTTAAGCTGCCTGGCAAACAACTTTTGCTTCCAGGTAGATATTGATGCTTCCAGCTTTATTGatgcttgttttctttgaatAGTTAAACAACTATGTTCAATTTTTACAGCTGGCTGTGTGTAGATTTAGatgattaacattttttttatttgtttctaataATCTATTTTCTTTAACTCAGACCTATTTGTAAAATTCATGGATACTGGTGTCTGGTGCTTTGAAAAGCCCATTACAGGGAAGGAAATTCTGTGTTTGTTCAAcatcaaacagattttaatattcaattcaattcaaaaatactttattaatcccaaagggaaattaattagtagtaattaattaattaattaattaatatcagacaaagatagcctgagtaaatgtaaaatgctgtggtataatgatgatttttatttactAAGAAAAAGTGCTATCTAAAAGAACCTGGCGTTATGTGAAATCTAAACCTAGTAACTGATTGTTCCGCCCTCGGCAGCATCAGGTGTTTGAGATAACTGGCAACAAGTCTTTTTTACTGCGCCGTGGAGGAATCTtgtcccactcttctttgcagaattgtcgTTATTCACACATAGGAGAGTTTCCCATTAACCTgcctgttttctccatttccgAATGATGATTCTCTCTGTGGTCTGCTGGATATCCATAGCCTATGAAATAGCTTTGTAACTCTTTGCTGATTGATGAATGTCAGTGACTTTAtcaactgtttttgaaaccctTTGTCTGGATGTGTTGCTTTCAAGATCTCTTAGCACGCTTCATGTTGTCGGGTagtttctatttaagtgatgtATCGATTTTACAGGACTGGCTCTAATCAGTCCTTGGATGTGGATACcgattttttttcctaaatgtaATCAATCACAGttaaattcatgatttaacaagggaaacatcacattttcacatactggtccttctcaaaatattagcatattgtgataaagttcattattttccataatgtcatgatgaaaatttaacattcatatattttagattcattgcacactaactgaaatatttcaggtcttttattgtcttaatacggatgattttggcatacagctcatgaaaacccaaaattcctatctcacaaaattagcatatcattaaaagggtctctaaacgagctatgaacctaataatctgaatcaacgagttaactctaaacacctgcaaaagattcctgaggcctttaaaactcccagcctggttcatcactcaaaaccccaatcatgggtaagactgccgacctgactgctgtccagaaggccactattgacaccctcaagcaagagggtaagacacagaaagaaatttctgaacgaataggctgttcccagagtgctgtatcaaggcacctcagtgggaagtctgtgggaaggaaaaagtgtggcagaaaacgctgcacaacgagaagaggtgaccggaccatgaggaagattgtggagaagggccaattccagaccttgggggacctgcggaagcagtggattgagtctggagtagaaacatccagagccaccgtgcacaggcgtgtgcaggaaatgggctacaggtgccgcattccccaggtcaagccacttttgaaccagaaacagcggcagaagcgcctgacctgggctacagaggagcagcactggactgttgctcagtggtccaaagtactttttttggatgaaagcaaattctgcatgtcattcggaaatcaaggtgccagagtctggaggaagactggggagaaggaaatgccaaaatgccagaagtccagtgtcgagtacccacagtcagtgatggtctggggtgccgtgtcagctgctggtgttggtccactgtgttttatcaagggcagggtcaatgcagctagctatcaggagattttggagcacttcatgcttccatctgctgaaaagctttatggagatgaagatttcatttttcagcacgacctggcacctgctcacagtgccaaaaccactggtaaatggtttactgaccatggtatcactgtgctcaattggcctgccaactctcctgacctgaaccccatagagaatctgtgggatattgtgaagagaacgttgagagactcaagacccaacactctggatgagctaaaggccgctatcgaagcatcctgggcctccataagacctcagcagtgccacaggctgattgcatccatgccacgccgcattgaagcagtcatttctgccaaaggattcccgaccaagtattgagtgcataactgtacatgattatttgaaggttgacgttttttgtattaaaaacacttttcttttattggtcggttgaaatatgctaattttgtgagataggaatgttgggttttcatgagctgtatgccacaatcatccgtattaagacaataaaagacctgaaatatttcagttagtgtgcaatgaatctaaaatatatgaatgttaaattttcatcatgacattatggaaaataattaactttatcacaatatgctaatattttgagaaggacctgtagacccgTGTTGGTTCGGATAGATTTTTCCCTCTTAATAAATGCATTTACCCAGGTTATCTTTTTctcatattaaaattagtttgatctgaaacatgcaaGGGTTACAGAAATgatcagaagaaatctgtaggagggtaaatactttttttattgcacTGTAGATGCATTGTTCACCACAAACCTATCCtgttttttagttgtttttttcctcaccATTTTTGCAGTAAAGAAGATTGTCTTGTTAATTTTACTTGTAGCTGTGTAAGTGATGGACAATCTAGACACAGAAGGAGTGGTCGCATTCAAGAGATCAGAGCCAGAACTCCGAGAAAGCAGGATTACACAGACATCCAAGCTGCTCAGAAACGGTCTGAACCGAATCCGTCCCCAACAAAGAGGCAAAGGGAGATCTCAGATATGGTATGTCAATTACCTTAACTTTCcttattaaaaagaaatcctCTACTAAAGCACGTTGGGTCTGATGTTCTGTAGGTGCAAGCATCACGGTCAAAGCTACAGAGAGCTGGAAGAACACGTATACACAAGAAACCAAGCAAGGTTAGTTTTCTTCCCATGATTTATATCATTTTAACAGGGAGCAGGCGATTTGGAGTGTTAATGTGTCCCAATGTTCACTGCCTAATTGGTCATAATAAAAGCTGTGTTATGGTAGTGTGCAGATAAAGAGGTGTGAAGGTTAATGGAGTGATTTAATCCTCCTTCACGGTCTGCTGCATCTGACACAAACAAGCAATCGAGTGTCTTAACTGACCTACTAACACAGACTACTGATATAGAGCGAACTGCACATGTATTGACCTCATTTTCTATGTGGAGCAAAGATAAGAATTTGGtgcatacattttaatttatagtACAACGTCTTCAAGCAAGGCTAAGTTTGTTTATATAGTATCAACCATAAGGAAGCGAATCCAGAGGTCTTTACACAAAATCAAAAGATGatattaaaaacctttaagcTTTTAACAGATTTGTATTACAAGAAACACACGttcaattcaaattaaatattcaGCTTCATGCTTCAATCACTAAGGGATCATGCAAACATTTTGTTACAGTCTTTAATCGAAAGCTGTAGTAAATAATAACGTTTTCCATCCCTAAAGGAGCCAACAGTTTCTACACTTCCCTGGTTTTcaggaagtttgttccagagctggAGCATAGAAAGTAAAGTAAATGCTGCCTCTGtttgtttggttctgatccTGTAAACACCCAGTAACCAGGTCTCTCATCACCTGAGAGGTCAACATGGTTCATATTTGACACGCAGCTCGGAAGTGTATTTGTTCCTAAGACCACTCAGTTTTTTACAGGCTAGTAGCAATGTTTCAAAATCAATCCTTTTACAATCAGGGAGCAAGTGCAGTGCGGACATTATGTGATGTGATCCATTTTCCCAGTGTTGATCAGGACTCTAGCAACAGCATTTTAAATGAACTGCTGATTTATCTATTTCTTTTACAGATTTGCAATATTCTAGCCTAGAGAAATTAAAAGCATGTACCATTCTTTGGTTCCTGTGTTGACAGgaatctttatttttgctttgtttttaggACCAAAGTGAGCTGCCAGCTAGGGGGATCAAATAGAAGATAAATAAAAGTGGCCCAAGAATAGATCCTTAAGGAACCCCCGGACTTAATTTTGGTTTATGTACAGTGAATTAGTAtatgtgttcaaagaaagctcatttgtcagattccATTTGAAAATTATGACCTTTAAGCAGGTACTAAACATACTTTTCTTTAAGCCAATTTTTctgtaacaaaaatatatatatttttttttctcgttTATCtggtgtaatattctaatcctaaacattgtgttttcattagctgtgagAGGagaatcatcataattaacagataaAGGATTTAAAACTTCAGTCTTTGGGTAATTCATCCATATAATGTGTTTGACTTAGTGAAtttagttactgaaataaacaaactaTTCAGTAATTAAATTTGTTGAATGGATCTGTTGTTCCTGTCTGCTAAATAAGATCTGAATCAGGTCAGCAAAGTACTGGATAATCTCACCCATTTTATCATTTAGTTTCTAATCCACATGCAGTTAAAGTTATACATATAGGCTCAAATATATAGATACACACCCTCTTATCtttggttaaatgtcccttTGCAAGTAACACATAAACTACATGGGTTTGCAGCTATTAAAATGCTTCCAAAGGGTTTCTGTCTGTATATTTGACAACTCTTAGTAGTTTATTTCAACTGTTCGTGCCAAAGATCTGGCTTTTAAGCATTGTGCATAAATATTCGTTTGGGTTGAGGCTGGCACCATCCCAAAAgcttcattttgtctttgttcatccattccaaaaccagtttctCACCGTCTGACGCATGCAATCCCCCTCAGAGGAATGAAGTTGATTAGGAAGATCAGGAGCAAACATCGCTCAAGCCCATAATAAACTGGAAACTGCTGGTCTAGAAGAAAAACTCCAACTTTTTCCATATAAAATAGGTTTTAACGTGTGTTTGGGTGTGGGACATGAATTAAGATATATCTGGGGGTCTAAGTATATATTTGAGTCTGTATGTGGAGGAAAGTCAATAAATAAATcctcaataaattcaaacttgtgcgcCCAttctcattaaaaacaaattactaTAATGTGTAATAAATTCACCCTTGGAATATCCTCGCCCATAATATAATAATGTAACAAATCTCTGCCAGTGtagttatttttgttgttgcaactaaccaaacaaaatgttaaaaatgtgtatttaattTGCAGGTTGGATTCTCTATCAGTTTTACTGCAGAGCACCAACATGAGTAAGTTTAATggacaacctttttttttttttccagcttgcaTGCCTTTACTTATTCTTTTGTCAAATGTTTTGTCATACCAAGAAATTAGTTTTTAAGATAAGATGGACTGTATTGTCTAAATATTTTTAGGGTGCAGATGGTTAGGAAAATATGCAACAAAAGAACTGggcaaatgtgcaaaaacaagtagTAATAATGGAAATAAGTTATGGACCATAAGGAGTGGAGGTGATTGTGCCAAAGTGACAATAATTGCAAGTATTTGCAAATACAGAGGTTATGACACGGGTTAAATTGAACAGTCTGACAGCGGTGGGCATGAAGGACCTGCGGTAGCACTCCTTCCTGCACCGAGGGTGTCTCCGTcggccactgaaggagctgctcagCTTCTCTACAGTCTGGTGCAGTGGGCTTGGCTAAGATCCTCCTTTCACCCACTACCTCCACAGAGTCAAGTGGGCAGCCCAGGACATAGCTGGCCCTCCTAACCAGCTTGTTCAGCTTTTACAAGTTTACTGAATGAACATCTGCTGTAATTCAGTCTTATTTTTAGCTTTTCGTAAAATGCTCACTTCTTTTCCTCTTTCATTTCATAGGCTGAAGAACTCAAAAAGCCCAGACAATGAGACTGATGTCTTTCCTCTGGAGGATGAACCTACGCTGGAAAACCCTGATGCTACTAAACCCGACATTGACGCATGTGGAGATTTACCTGGTAGTGAAGACACATCCGTCTCAAAGGGATGGGTAATCGGCCCATTCTTTCAGTCACTAAAATCAAAGATGGCCAGCTTCACTGAGATAGTCATGACTCCTGTTAAACTCTTCAGAGCTAACAGTCCTTCACTGATCATGGATAAGGAGCTTGAGGCCAGTGGAGCAGGTGATGTTGGTGATTCAGAGCAAAGCAATAAATATCATTCAGAAGCACAAATTCAAACCAGCCACCAAAGCCTCATTGACTCTGCAGAAACAAAAAGTGCTAAAAGACTATTTGATGGTTCAGTATGCAGGACTGAACGGGATTTTGAATGTGCAATAAGCGAGAAAGATAAAAACGTACCTGATGCAGTTCATTTGGTACATGGTTCATTTGATTCCTTAGCCTGCGTTGCTTTTGAACAAGTTGGCAAACGTTCTGGCTCCTCTGTCCCGTTTCAGCCTTCAGCCAAAGTCTGTGACTCAAATGAGTCAAACTCAAATGTTTACACTGCTGTGGAGGACCGTGAAGGTGATCTGTCCTGTGTAAAACCACTCATCAGACAAGATACAGGAAATGGATATGAACCAGTGAAAACTGAATCTGAAGACAGAAATCGACTGATTAAACTTCAGCATGACAGTGAAGAAGCAGCTAATGCAGAAAGTTGCAGCTTAGTTCGACAAAGCCTCAGCGCAAATAAAAGCCCACTGAAGCCTTCTTTGGATGCAGAGCAGATGGAGTGCCAACAAATCTCTGAGATGTGTTCAGTGTCAAAGCTTGTACAAGCAAAGAGGGGGCTGAAGCCGAACTCCCAAGACACTGTAAAGAGGAAAAAACTGAACATGGAGTTAGATGGTGATGTAATAAAGGGGCCAAGAACAGCCAGAAAGAGGGTTGCAGTCATGCATTGTATCAAAGGTGAGGACGAAACCATCAAACCAGACAGCAAAAGACGGGTTGTGTCGACAAGAGCAAACCCAAAGGCAAAAAGTGAACAGAACCAGATGGTTTGCTCGTTGGataaaaacagcagtgagtCACACAATAACTCAAAGTGCATAAAAGTGAAGCCCagcaattcatgcaaaagaCTGCAGACAAAAACAGTTCTTACTAAATTTGATGCAAGCAGTGATAATGTTCTAGATGTTGATGTGCCTGTCCCTGCTGCTGAACAACTTGTAAAAAAGCGCCTATGTGTGGTCCTTGTCCGTCCTGAAATGAAGGAACTGCAGCTCGCAACCAAGTGTGGGAATACAAATAAGACACAATTAAAACGTAAATCGCCGAAGCACACAACTTTAAATGCTGGAATGCAGAGCACTTTGGTGTCCACATCACCACATGATCGACTGGAACCCATGAGCACAGACATTAACTCCACTCTGAGTGACCATAGAGAAGATGCATCAACCAGAGGAGCGAG is a genomic window of Girardinichthys multiradiatus isolate DD_20200921_A chromosome X, DD_fGirMul_XY1, whole genome shotgun sequence containing:
- the LOC124862238 gene encoding CD2 antigen cytoplasmic tail-binding protein 2-like, producing MSKRKVTFEDGNGEFDLEDDGPNKKNFEVVSGPGSRFKGKHSLDSDEEDDGDAAESSKYNILDTDDVEGQEGATIDYDEGVSITPFNLEEEMQEGHFDSEGNYFVKKETQIRDNWLDNIDWVRIKEQPFKKKKKGLGAKRKRRAGDEDEAEEEKQREEQQADQEDEDEEETEPAEDPLASYTQQQLTEAVVELMQPGETVATALRRLGGLSGRKKAKLREDKEPTEESKRDTEKLDRLTALADRLVGSGMFEIYQQTYEKLVYMMKSMTSKRPAVEQKRSGDDGNEEEDDLDMFGDKFDEKVGGKPENKDEEDKRVSDEVMWEYKWENKENSEIYGPFTSEQMQGWVDEGYFSTGVYCRRVDQGGSQFYNSKRIDFDLYT
- the LOC124862489 gene encoding uncharacterized protein LOC124862489, whose product is MDEDAIPPIPVCSAPPPPLLPLSSITPSCVSDGQSRHRRSGRIQEIRARTPRKQDYTDIQAAQKRSEPNPSPTKRQREISDMVQASRSKLQRAGRTRIHKKPSKVGFSISFTAEHQHELKNSKSPDNETDVFPLEDEPTLENPDATKPDIDACGDLPGSEDTSVSKGWVIGPFFQSLKSKMASFTEIVMTPVKLFRANSPSLIMDKELEASGAGDVGDSEQSNKYHSEAQIQTSHQSLIDSAETKSAKRLFDGSVCRTERDFECAISEKDKNVPDAVHLVHGSFDSLACVAFEQVGKRSGSSVPFQPSAKVCDSNESNSNVYTAVEDREGDLSCVKPLIRQDTGNGYEPVKTESEDRNRLIKLQHDSEEAANAESCSLVRQSLSANKSPLKPSLDAEQMECQQISEMCSVSKLVQAKRGLKPNSQDTVKRKKLNMELDGDVIKGPRTARKRVAVMHCIKGEDETIKPDSKRRVVSTRANPKAKSEQNQMVCSLDKNSSESHNNSKCIKVKPSNSCKRLQTKTVLTKFDASSDNVLDVDVPVPAAEQLVKKRLCVVLVRPEMKELQLATKCGNTNKTQLKRKSPKHTTLNAGMQSTLVSTSPHDRLEPMSTDINSTLSDHREDASTRGASQPSKRLKKGLRSAVKFTVLAKTEEKTKESQSKRGRGQISVGSVFFEMTPFEAHPELLQSKTQLPLLCSGELNKEDKLVTEKKRMSSASTAVSEISNCSPRPSIRHVNTRQRRSDNQRRCKVLHSRICKTEEGSRSITVEDADLTATRLRSSENNFSRRLLRSYSCPDVLILHLDDSPWISSPHSPNHKTHTSHHYHRQHGHFSSHAQRSPRRARRHTVCSVEVEREIAPLCLRKEVYPSRRSASYDSVTHHLSPAHAHSPCSSLTALASCFLSSPLAFLSKKSDCRGTTAHTSTSSHVPSPTPSSFSCSTTWHSPGFALGSNSAVLDSSSSENSTPYETERRQRSEEDDDGEDTSSSSQESEDAGMREEKALSVFEIRVAKKHEEQKKVSSIRIRKTLPKPQTNLTPMGLPKPIRVKKKEFSLEEIYTNKNFNKAPESRLETIFEVPLNRKNGSESWFGQRRVKRFLEFLEVGEVRKPKKPLVGVGKAATSSSRPRRGGFPKDEPSLSIQDVDSLLCSKLDQLNLWLIHDQNDD